The following is a genomic window from Leptolyngbya sp. 'hensonii'.
GGGAAGTACGGTGGTCAAAACAATCCGTATCGATCGGGAACATTACCTCCAACTCAATCAATTTATCGAGGCGTCTTTTCAAACGGATGCTCAGGGCCGAAAAATCAGGGCCAGAGTTCATGAAGGCAGTAGTTTCTATGAGGCTAACGGTAAATACTCATTATTGAGAACCTGCAATACCTGGGCGGCTGAGGGGCTGGATGCGGCTGCCCTGCAAACCCCCCTCTGGTCAGGTCTGGCCTGGCCTATCATGCTTCATCTGAAGAGTGAATGTAAGAATTAGGATAGGTGCAATCCATAGATAAGGAGATGAAGCCCCCCAAGGCTATCCATTATTAATTAAAAACCCAAAAAGCTTGGTGACAAGCGCTTTCGGTTTTGAATAGCGAATTTTGAATTGCCTGCAGGGGCAAGCTTGTTAAAATGGCTGAGAATTGACTCTGCTTTATTTGCGAGTGCATGACAGCCAATCCTGAAGACTTTTCCCAGCCCAATCCATCTGCCCCGGAGGGGCCTCCCTCCAGTTTGCCCCCGACTGAGGGCAATCCTACTGGTAATGGGGTAGGACCCGGTGGAACAACTCCGCCTGAGTCTGGGCCATTGGCCCATCGATCGCCCAACATCCAACCGGTAACCCCAGTTCCAGCTAACCCTCAATCGGCTAATTCTGCCGATTCCCCTTTGAACAACCCGATCATGGTGACGTTAACCGCCTTTGCCATTTTGGTCCTGGGCCTGATTACCGGGATCGACTGGTTGCAAATTGCTGGTACTATCATGACACTATTTACCTCGATTCGCCTTGGCTGGCCTGCATTTAAGCCGATTCTGCAGGAAATGGTTTCTGAGAAGGAACAGCCCCTGATCATTGCCGCGATCGGACTGATCTTGACCCTGATCGGTTTCCTGCAAATTGTGGGGGTGAACCAGGCCCTGATTGCCTGGCTCAGCCAACCTGATTGGGATGCCCTGGGGGCTTTGGGTGAGATCTTTGGGGCTCTGGGACAGATTTTGATTGCAGTCCTGGCTGTTTATATTGCCTGGCGACAGTATGTGATCTCCAAAGATCTGACCATTCAGCAAAATACGATTACCCAGCAACAGACCATCGATGCCTATTTCCAGGGCGTCTCCGATCTGGTCTTGGATGAGGAGGGCCTGTTGGAAGATTGGCCCCAGGAACGAGCGATCGCAGAGGGACGAACTGCAGCGATTCTGGCCAGCGTCAATGCGGAGGGGAAAGCCAAAGTGATTCGGTTTTTGTCTCGGGCCAAGATGTTGACGCCTCTGCGCCGCGATCGGCGGCTGGGGCGGGCCATTCTGGATGGGATTGGTGGATATGAGGAAGATCGCCTTCATGGCGTGCGGGTGATTGATCTGGGGGTGATGCTGGCACGCTCCGATCTCTCTGATACGGATTTGCGCTGGACAGATTTGAGTGAGGCTAACCTGGTCAAAGCCAATCTGGCCCGGTGCGACCTGGTGAAGGCGAACTTCAGTCGCACCATCCTGTATGGGGCCAATCTGCAGAACACGGATCTGGAGGGGGTCCGCTTCTTCTATGGCCGGTTAGAAAAGGCCAGTCCCCGCAGTCGGACGGAACCCCCCGACTATACGACAGGGGTCCACACTGGGGCCGTGGTCGAGAATGCAGACTTCACGGATGCGGAAGATCTCGGTGATGAGCAACGCTACTATCTTTGTGCCTGGGGTGGCACTAAAACGAGAGGAACCATACCCGGCGGATGTCAGGGCATTCCCAATTTACTGGGCCGCTAGATCCAATCTGCAATTTTACTCCCCACCTCCTGCGGATGAAATTTGTGACATAACGTTCCCAATCCCTATGCAGTTTCGATACTCTCTGGTAATTCCCATCTTTAATGAAGAGGTGACGCTGAAAGAGCTATATCACCGGCTAAAGCCAGTTATGGATAATCTGGATGGGCCAGTGGAGCTGATTCTGGTGAATGATGGGAGTCACGATCGTTCCCTGGAACTGATGCAGGAACTGCATCAGCAGGATGGACGAATCTGCTACCTGAGTCTGGCGCGCAATTTTGGTCATCAGATTGCGGTAACCGCCGGGCTGAATTTTGCTCGCGGTGAGATTATTGTCGTTCTGGATGGAGACTTGCAAGATCCACCGGAACTGATTCCCGCCATGGTTGAGAAATGGCGACAGGGCTATCAGGTGGTCTATGCTCAGCGAACTCAACGGCATCGAGAGGGGTGGTTCAAGCGTTTCACCGCCTATGTGTTCTACCGTCTGCTCAAACAACTGGCGGATATCGATATCCCCCTGGATACAGGGGACTTTTGTCTGATGGATCGATGCGTCGTGAAGGTGCTGAACACCATGTCTGAGCGTAACCGCTATATTCGGGGCCTGCGATCGTGGGTTGGGTTTCGGCAAACAGCCATTCTCTACGAACGGGATCCTCGCTTTGCCGGGGAAGTGAAATATACCTTTCGTAAATCCTGGACTCTGGCGATTAATGGTCTGGTTTCTTTCTCCATTGTGCCCCTCAAAATCTCCACTTACATCGGCTTGTTCTCAGCCCTGATGGCGATTCTAATGGCGATTCTGATTCTTTACTGGCGGATTGTAGCTCCCCAATCCAGCTTGGTTGGGTTTGCAACTATCTTCGTGGCCATTTTCTTTTTGGGAGCCGTGCAACTGGTCAGCATTGGCATTCTGGGAGAATATATCGGTCGCATCTATGAGGAAGTCAAGGGCAGACCCCTTTACACCCTGAGTGAAATAGCCGGATTTGAACAGGAATAATTACTTATCCAGATAATAAAATCCGCGAATAAAGTTTACAACCACGGTTACGGGGGGCAGGGAGATTTTGATGCCTGTTGTCTGGGATTCTGAAGTCTGGCTATCCGGTTCATCACTCAGTTTCTGGCCAAAGTGCTTGCCAAAGCCAGAATTGCGGTAAAGACTCAGGGTCTGATCATTGGTATTCCTAAGGGTGACTTCGGTGGGGGCACTCAAAAACAACGATCGTTCGGTGGGCAATTGAATCCCACTCAAAGCCTGATTCAGTTGACTCAAGGCGGTTGTGAGATGATTCATCCGTTCTAATTCTCTGACACTGAAATCTCGATTCCCCCTGGATTGAATGACCTTCATCAGACCGGCGATATTGCGCTGGATGGCGCTGGCGTCATCGAAGGGTAAGACGACTGCAAAGGCGGCCATCAGAATTTGTTCATCGCTCTCGACACTGATTGTCAAGGTCGTGCGACGACGTCCTACCTCTATGCTGGGTGGCTTTTTGATCTCGGTGCAAATCTGGGAAATTCGCCGGTAAGCAGCGGCCAACAGCACATTAGCTTCATGATCGAGAATACTGTCTATGGCAATCTGGATGCTGGGGGGGGTCGCCCGAAAGAATTTTTTGTATTCATCTTCATAGAGGCGGTACAGTTGAGACCGATCGCCCTCCGGGCTCAGGTCTACCCATTCGCAGGTTAATCCCTCCGTTTTGACCCCAAACCTGGGTAAACCATAGACCTTTGCGCCAGTTAGGGTTGCACCAGTCAGATCGGCTCCAATCCAATCGGCTCCAATCAAATTTACCTGACTCATGTCGGCATAGATCAGACTGGCATTCAGTAGATTGGCATAGCTCAAATCTGCTTTGCTGAGATCGGCCCCACTTAATTTAGCTTCACTCAGGTCAGTTCCGCTGAGCAGAGAACCACTCAGGTTGGCCCAACGAAGATTAGCCCCACTCAGATTGGCTCCCCGCAGGTCTACCTGGTTCAAGATCGCCTGTTTTAGTTCTGCCCCACTTAGATCGACCCCCCGGAGGTCAGCCTTAGCCAGATCAGCGCCCTGCAAGTTTACCTGATCCAGATTGGCCTCGCTCAAATTTGCGCCCCGCAGGTCAGCATTGCTGAGATTCGCACCAGCCAGATTTGCCTGTCGCAGTTTAGCTTCCTTCAGGTTCGCTTCCGTTAAATTGGCCTGCCGCAGGTCTACCCCGCTCAACTCGGCCAGAACCAATTCTGCCCGCACCAGTGCTGCCTGAATCAGCACCGCTCCGTTTAAGTCAGCCCGGATCAGGTTTGCAACGTTCAGAATGGCTCCATTCAGATTCGCCTTACTCAGATTCGCACCGCTCAATCGGGCCACATTGAACTTGGCCCCACTCAGGTTCGCACCACTCAAATTGGCTCCGCTCAGATTCGCCACACTCAAATTGGCCAGGCTCAGGTTTGCCTGACTCAGGTTCACGCCACTCAAATTGGCTTCCGTCAAGTTAATACCGACAAAGTTCCGTTCTCCAGCAGCGTA
Proteins encoded in this region:
- a CDS encoding pentapeptide repeat-containing protein, translating into MTANPEDFSQPNPSAPEGPPSSLPPTEGNPTGNGVGPGGTTPPESGPLAHRSPNIQPVTPVPANPQSANSADSPLNNPIMVTLTAFAILVLGLITGIDWLQIAGTIMTLFTSIRLGWPAFKPILQEMVSEKEQPLIIAAIGLILTLIGFLQIVGVNQALIAWLSQPDWDALGALGEIFGALGQILIAVLAVYIAWRQYVISKDLTIQQNTITQQQTIDAYFQGVSDLVLDEEGLLEDWPQERAIAEGRTAAILASVNAEGKAKVIRFLSRAKMLTPLRRDRRLGRAILDGIGGYEEDRLHGVRVIDLGVMLARSDLSDTDLRWTDLSEANLVKANLARCDLVKANFSRTILYGANLQNTDLEGVRFFYGRLEKASPRSRTEPPDYTTGVHTGAVVENADFTDAEDLGDEQRYYLCAWGGTKTRGTIPGGCQGIPNLLGR
- a CDS encoding glycosyltransferase family 2 protein, translating into MQFRYSLVIPIFNEEVTLKELYHRLKPVMDNLDGPVELILVNDGSHDRSLELMQELHQQDGRICYLSLARNFGHQIAVTAGLNFARGEIIVVLDGDLQDPPELIPAMVEKWRQGYQVVYAQRTQRHREGWFKRFTAYVFYRLLKQLADIDIPLDTGDFCLMDRCVVKVLNTMSERNRYIRGLRSWVGFRQTAILYERDPRFAGEVKYTFRKSWTLAINGLVSFSIVPLKISTYIGLFSALMAILMAILILYWRIVAPQSSLVGFATIFVAIFFLGAVQLVSIGILGEYIGRIYEEVKGRPLYTLSEIAGFEQE
- a CDS encoding pentapeptide repeat-containing protein — translated: MDVEQLVARYAAGERNFVGINLTEANLSGVNLSQANLSLANLSVANLSGANLSGANLSGAKFNVARLSGANLSKANLNGAILNVANLIRADLNGAVLIQAALVRAELVLAELSGVDLRQANLTEANLKEAKLRQANLAGANLSNADLRGANLSEANLDQVNLQGADLAKADLRGVDLSGAELKQAILNQVDLRGANLSGANLRWANLSGSLLSGTDLSEAKLSGADLSKADLSYANLLNASLIYADMSQVNLIGADWIGADLTGATLTGAKVYGLPRFGVKTEGLTCEWVDLSPEGDRSQLYRLYEDEYKKFFRATPPSIQIAIDSILDHEANVLLAAAYRRISQICTEIKKPPSIEVGRRRTTLTISVESDEQILMAAFAVVLPFDDASAIQRNIAGLMKVIQSRGNRDFSVRELERMNHLTTALSQLNQALSGIQLPTERSLFLSAPTEVTLRNTNDQTLSLYRNSGFGKHFGQKLSDEPDSQTSESQTTGIKISLPPVTVVVNFIRGFYYLDK